From Arachis stenosperma cultivar V10309 chromosome 2, arast.V10309.gnm1.PFL2, whole genome shotgun sequence, one genomic window encodes:
- the LOC130962808 gene encoding uncharacterized protein LOC130962808, which yields MKNQGAAISKLEAQVGILSKKIPMPTHRFPSDTMANPIGECKAIILRSGKVVEEATPCQENHEEDAAEKPENKKKEETPDPSSPKPVLKPYVPKGPYPQRLRKDGKDGQFSRFLEIFKKLQINIPFAEALEQMPLYAKFLKELMTSKRNWGEKETVVLTEECSAII from the coding sequence ATGAAGAATCAAGGTGCAGCAATCTCAAagctggaagcacaagtggggaTCTTATCCAAGAAAATTCCAATGCCTACACACAGATTTCCTAGTGACACCATGGCCAACCCAATTGgggaatgcaaggccatcataCTTAGGAGTGGAAAGGTGGTAGAAGAGGCAACCCCATGCCAGGAGAACCACGAAGAAGATGCTGCAGAAAAGCCTGAAAataagaagaaggaagagaccCCTGACCCATCTTCACCAAAGCCAGTCTTGAAGCCTTATGTGCCAAAGGGACCATACCCACAAAGGCTAAGGAAGGATGGGAAGGATGGCCAGTTTTCCAGATTCTTGGAAATCTTCaaaaagctccaaatcaatATACCATTTGCTGAAGCACTAGAGCAAATGCCCctctatgccaagttcttgaaggaacTCATGACAAGTAAAAGAAACTGGGGAGAAAAGGAGACTGTAGTCCTAACTGaggagtgtagtgccatcatatAA